One region of Natronorubrum aibiense genomic DNA includes:
- a CDS encoding 3-hydroxyacyl-CoA dehydrogenase/enoyl-CoA hydratase family protein: MSLENIDHIAVLGAGNMGHGIAEVTAMAGYDVSMRDIKPEFVEDGYDAIAWSLEKLEEKDRLDESADEILSRIETTTDLEAAVANADLVIEAAPENLELKHDIFSDLERYTDEETLLATNTSSLPISDIADVVDTPERVLGLHFFNPPVKMDLVEVIYGERTSDDAAEAGSEWVESIDKTPIYVRKDVRGFVVNTIVGPFIGEPAWMVSDGEATIRQADAAMVHQRGYPMGPFELGDLTGIDVGYHVRKEAGDAIPPIMEEKVEAEALGQKTGTGYYEYENGDGADYERGDGEGFDTLRVEARMINRAAYLVGEDVATPEAVDTGVQLGLGFPEGICRRADKIGLERVLEKLETLHESTGDDRFEPHPYLEDLVEAGNTGEDAGAGFYEYDSDDGELDSYHHLNVALEDGVLQVELDRPSRMNALSSDLLEEIDDLFSTVDTDDVRCATIEGAGDRAFSAGADIGGFAGAEPTDLMDVTPAFETVNDFPRPVVAKIDGFCLGGGLELALACDLRLATERSTFGAPEITLGLIPGGGGTQRLLRLLGETRAKELVFRGNHIDADRAEDWGLINRSVDRDEFDETVDEFVDDLRTGPPIGLEVAKKVMNEGTDASLDAAIAMESQGFGLLASTEDVLEGTTAFAEDREPEFEGK; the protein is encoded by the coding sequence ATGTCACTCGAAAACATCGACCACATCGCCGTCTTGGGCGCGGGGAACATGGGTCACGGAATCGCCGAGGTAACCGCGATGGCCGGCTACGACGTCTCGATGCGGGATATCAAACCCGAGTTCGTCGAGGACGGCTACGACGCGATCGCCTGGAGCCTCGAGAAACTCGAGGAGAAAGACCGACTCGACGAATCCGCCGACGAGATCCTCTCACGAATCGAGACGACGACTGATCTCGAGGCGGCCGTCGCGAACGCCGATCTGGTCATCGAGGCCGCACCCGAGAACCTCGAGTTGAAACACGACATCTTCAGCGACCTCGAGCGGTATACGGACGAGGAGACGCTGCTCGCGACGAACACCTCGAGTCTACCGATCTCGGACATCGCGGACGTCGTCGACACACCCGAGCGCGTCCTCGGCCTGCACTTTTTCAATCCACCGGTGAAGATGGATCTCGTCGAAGTTATCTACGGCGAGCGGACGAGCGACGACGCCGCCGAGGCCGGCTCCGAGTGGGTCGAGTCGATCGACAAGACGCCGATCTACGTCCGGAAGGACGTCCGCGGGTTCGTCGTCAACACCATCGTTGGGCCATTCATCGGCGAACCCGCGTGGATGGTTTCCGACGGCGAGGCGACGATCCGGCAGGCCGACGCCGCGATGGTCCACCAGCGGGGCTACCCGATGGGGCCGTTCGAACTCGGCGATCTGACCGGGATCGACGTCGGCTACCACGTCCGCAAGGAAGCCGGCGACGCGATCCCGCCGATCATGGAGGAGAAAGTCGAGGCCGAAGCACTCGGGCAGAAAACCGGGACGGGGTACTACGAGTACGAGAACGGTGACGGGGCCGACTACGAGCGCGGGGATGGCGAGGGATTCGACACGCTCCGCGTCGAGGCCCGAATGATCAATCGCGCGGCGTACCTCGTCGGCGAGGACGTCGCCACTCCCGAGGCGGTCGACACCGGCGTCCAACTCGGACTGGGCTTCCCCGAAGGCATCTGCCGCCGTGCCGACAAAATCGGGCTCGAGCGGGTCCTCGAGAAACTCGAGACGCTCCACGAGTCAACCGGCGACGACCGGTTCGAGCCCCATCCGTACCTCGAGGACCTCGTCGAAGCGGGGAACACAGGCGAAGACGCCGGGGCCGGGTTCTACGAATACGACAGCGACGACGGCGAGCTCGACTCCTACCACCACCTGAACGTCGCGCTCGAGGACGGCGTCCTGCAGGTCGAACTCGATCGGCCCTCGCGGATGAACGCGCTCTCGTCTGATCTCCTCGAGGAGATCGACGACCTGTTCTCGACGGTCGACACCGACGACGTGCGGTGTGCGACGATCGAGGGCGCGGGCGACCGCGCGTTCAGCGCCGGCGCCGACATCGGCGGCTTCGCCGGCGCGGAGCCGACCGACCTGATGGACGTCACGCCGGCGTTCGAGACGGTCAACGACTTCCCGCGGCCCGTCGTCGCCAAGATCGACGGCTTCTGTCTCGGCGGCGGCTTAGAGCTCGCACTCGCCTGTGATCTCCGACTCGCCACCGAGCGCTCGACGTTCGGCGCGCCGGAGATCACGCTCGGGCTGATCCCCGGTGGCGGTGGCACGCAGCGACTCCTGCGGCTGCTCGGCGAGACTCGCGCGAAGGAACTGGTGTTCCGGGGCAACCACATCGACGCCGACCGCGCCGAGGACTGGGGGCTGATCAACCGCTCAGTCGACCGCGACGAGTTCGACGAGACGGTCGACGAGTTCGTCGACGACCTCCGTACCGGCCCACCGATCGGCCTCGAGGTCGCCAAGAAGGTGATGAACGAGGGCACGGACGCGAGTCTGGACGCCGCCATCGCCATGGAGAGTCAGGGCTTCGGGCTGCTTGCGAGTACGGAAGACGTCTTAGAGGGGACGACGGCTTTCGCCGAGGACCGCGAGCCCGAGTTCGAGGGGAAATAA
- a CDS encoding SDR family NAD(P)-dependent oxidoreductase yields the protein MSTAQFGVDGETAIVTGSSSGIGRAIARRFAEDGVDVVVCSREQENVDPVAEEINEGDSPGRALAVECDVTDREAVEALVEATVEEFGGLDVLVNNAGASFMAAFDDVSPNGWQTIVDINLHGTYHCTHAAAAHLKDGGGTVINFASVAGQRGSPLMSPYGAAKAAVINLTTTLSNEWAHDGVRVNCIAPGFVATPGVESQMGVSAENIDREAVARRIGTVEEIADIAQFLASPASSYIVGETITAGGVPQISEEYEV from the coding sequence GTGAGCACCGCCCAGTTCGGCGTCGACGGCGAGACCGCCATCGTCACCGGGTCCTCGAGCGGGATCGGGCGGGCAATCGCACGGCGGTTCGCCGAAGACGGCGTCGACGTCGTCGTCTGCTCGCGCGAGCAGGAAAACGTCGACCCCGTTGCCGAGGAGATCAACGAGGGCGACAGCCCCGGCCGGGCGCTGGCGGTCGAGTGTGACGTGACGGACCGAGAGGCTGTCGAGGCGCTCGTCGAAGCCACCGTCGAGGAGTTCGGCGGCCTCGACGTGCTGGTCAACAACGCCGGCGCGTCGTTCATGGCCGCGTTCGACGACGTCTCGCCGAACGGCTGGCAGACGATCGTCGACATCAACCTCCACGGCACCTATCACTGCACCCACGCCGCCGCGGCACACCTCAAAGACGGCGGCGGCACCGTAATCAACTTCGCGAGCGTCGCCGGCCAGCGCGGCTCGCCGCTGATGAGCCCCTACGGCGCGGCCAAGGCCGCCGTCATCAATCTCACGACGACCCTCTCCAACGAGTGGGCCCACGACGGCGTCCGCGTCAACTGCATCGCCCCCGGCTTCGTCGCGACGCCGGGCGTCGAGAGCCAGATGGGCGTCTCCGCCGAGAACATCGACCGCGAGGCAGTCGCCCGACGGATCGGCACCGTCGAGGAGATTGCCGACATCGCGCAGTTCCTCGCGAGCCCGGCCTCGTCGTACATCGTCGGCGAGACGATCACCGCCGGTGGCGTCCCACAAATTTCGGAGGAGTACGAGGTATGA
- a CDS encoding phosphotransferase family protein, whose amino-acid sequence MSDSYYERLVDETSLVAHLESRLGEVDEYEIDRHQEGHSNETLFLDWGERELVLRRPPPGNTADTAHDVLREYRVTAALAETDVPVPEPVLACDDHDVIGSDFYVMERLEGDVLRDDEPDRFAAPEHRERIGEELVDTLATIHDVEYEAVGLGEFGRPAGYTQRQVDRWGKQLAWAFEVTEDERAVPDLHAVGDWLRDSVPEEHPHALVHGDYKLDNVMFGTAGADRAADDNAERSPELVSVFDWEMATLGDPRADLGWMLSYWRDPKDPEPSMPELTSRFMERAGYPTRVELVDRWETHTGLKFEHERFYRTLAVYKLAALGEMFFRRYLEGNSDNPIYPKMEARVPALAARAMRIIEGDEPL is encoded by the coding sequence ATGAGCGACAGCTACTACGAGCGGCTGGTCGACGAAACGTCGCTGGTTGCGCACCTCGAGTCTCGACTCGGCGAGGTCGACGAGTACGAAATCGACCGCCATCAGGAGGGTCACTCGAACGAGACGCTCTTTCTCGATTGGGGTGAGCGGGAGCTGGTGCTCCGTCGCCCACCGCCGGGAAACACCGCCGACACGGCTCACGACGTCCTTCGGGAGTATCGCGTCACGGCGGCGCTGGCCGAGACCGACGTTCCCGTTCCCGAGCCTGTACTGGCCTGTGACGACCACGACGTCATCGGGAGCGACTTCTACGTGATGGAGCGACTCGAGGGAGACGTCCTCCGAGACGACGAACCCGACCGGTTCGCCGCCCCCGAACACCGCGAGCGGATCGGGGAGGAACTCGTCGACACGCTCGCGACGATCCACGACGTCGAGTACGAGGCCGTCGGCCTCGGCGAGTTCGGCCGGCCCGCGGGCTACACGCAGCGACAGGTCGACCGCTGGGGGAAACAGCTCGCGTGGGCGTTCGAGGTGACCGAGGACGAACGGGCGGTGCCGGATCTTCATGCGGTCGGCGACTGGCTCCGTGACAGCGTGCCCGAGGAGCACCCGCACGCGCTCGTTCACGGCGACTACAAACTCGACAACGTCATGTTCGGAACGGCGGGAGCCGACCGCGCGGCCGACGACAACGCCGAGCGGTCGCCGGAACTCGTCTCCGTCTTCGACTGGGAGATGGCCACGCTCGGCGATCCGCGCGCCGATCTGGGCTGGATGCTGTCCTACTGGCGCGATCCGAAAGACCCCGAGCCGTCGATGCCCGAACTCACCAGTCGGTTCATGGAACGTGCGGGGTATCCGACACGGGTCGAACTCGTCGACCGCTGGGAAACCCACACTGGCCTCAAGTTCGAACACGAGCGGTTCTACCGAACGCTCGCCGTCTACAAACTGGCCGCCCTCGGCGAGATGTTCTTCCGACGCTACCTCGAGGGCAACAGCGACAACCCGATCTACCCGAAGATGGAGGCCCGCGTCCCGGCGCTGGCCGCTCGAGCGATGCGGATCATCGAGGGTGACGAGCCGCTGTAG
- a CDS encoding HAD family hydrolase: MAESDPDCIEWEAVFWDIGGVILDLESVREAHEKFIATLVDQHDLETTVEEATATWRSAVGNHFREREGTEFRAAREAYAKGIDELAAEPIPKRVWLSTFEDVVQSSIEPVPGAVETITELAERDVHVGVISDVDDEEGKWMLSQFGVRERFDSITTSEEVGQTKPDPAMFETALEKAGVDSSRSLMIGDRYSHDVRGADEVGMHGVAFGAEDGPAVSYRIESPEGVLEIIDDDGC; the protein is encoded by the coding sequence ATGGCTGAGAGCGACCCCGACTGCATCGAGTGGGAGGCAGTGTTCTGGGATATCGGGGGCGTCATCCTCGACCTCGAGTCCGTCCGCGAGGCCCACGAGAAGTTTATCGCGACCCTCGTCGACCAACACGACCTCGAGACGACGGTCGAGGAGGCGACGGCGACGTGGCGGTCGGCCGTCGGGAACCACTTCCGCGAGCGCGAGGGGACGGAGTTTCGAGCCGCACGCGAGGCCTACGCGAAGGGGATCGACGAACTCGCCGCGGAGCCGATCCCGAAACGGGTGTGGCTGTCGACGTTCGAAGATGTCGTCCAGTCGTCGATCGAACCCGTTCCGGGTGCCGTCGAGACGATCACGGAACTGGCCGAACGAGACGTCCACGTCGGCGTTATCAGCGACGTCGACGACGAGGAGGGCAAGTGGATGCTGTCGCAGTTCGGTGTCCGCGAGCGGTTCGATTCGATCACCACCTCCGAGGAGGTAGGCCAGACGAAACCCGATCCGGCGATGTTCGAAACCGCCCTCGAGAAAGCTGGCGTCGACTCCAGCCGGTCGCTGATGATCGGCGATCGCTACAGCCACGACGTACGCGGGGCCGACGAGGTGGGGATGCACGGCGTCGCGTTCGGAGCCGAGGACGGCCCGGCCGTCTCGTATCGGATCGAGTCGCCCGAGGGGGTCCTCGAGATCATCGACGACGACGGCTGCTGA